Proteins encoded in a region of the Frondihabitans sp. 762G35 genome:
- a CDS encoding ABC transporter permease: protein MSAPRVGAAPSRVTGTVILVVVGLVFLVPLAAMFEFTLRVTGKTGVYNFDHYGSIFHPDPALGVDYSPLFEGIQNSLGICAITVAIILLLLLPTMLLVELRYPRVRRILEFVCILPITIPSIVLVVGFVPVYQTVAAVFGSNAWTLAFAVGIIVLPYAYRPIATNISAFDLVTLSEASRSLGASWGTVIVRIILPNMRRGVVSAVFLTIAVVLGEYTIASFLSQNTFQTALLLISQRDPFTATIFALAALVFAFVLLIVIGRFGAIRPGGRERPTRSERRTAAAAAAPTVPAAAPGRAS, encoded by the coding sequence ATGAGCGCGCCCCGCGTCGGCGCCGCCCCGAGCCGCGTCACCGGCACCGTCATCCTCGTGGTGGTCGGACTCGTCTTCCTGGTGCCGCTCGCCGCGATGTTCGAGTTCACGCTGCGGGTCACCGGCAAGACCGGCGTCTACAACTTCGACCACTACGGCTCGATCTTCCACCCCGATCCCGCCCTGGGCGTCGACTACTCGCCGCTGTTCGAGGGCATCCAGAACTCGCTCGGCATCTGCGCGATCACGGTGGCGATCATCCTGCTGCTCCTCCTGCCGACGATGCTGCTGGTCGAGCTGCGGTACCCGCGGGTCCGCAGGATCCTGGAGTTCGTCTGCATCCTGCCCATCACGATCCCCTCGATCGTCCTGGTCGTCGGCTTCGTGCCCGTCTACCAGACGGTCGCCGCGGTCTTCGGCAGCAACGCGTGGACCCTGGCCTTCGCCGTCGGCATCATCGTGCTGCCCTACGCCTACCGGCCGATCGCCACGAACATCAGCGCGTTCGACCTCGTGACGCTCAGCGAGGCGTCGCGGTCGCTCGGAGCCTCGTGGGGGACCGTCATCGTGCGGATCATCCTGCCCAACATGCGCCGGGGTGTCGTCTCCGCCGTGTTCCTCACGATCGCCGTGGTGCTGGGGGAGTACACGATCGCGTCGTTCCTCAGCCAGAACACGTTCCAGACCGCGCTCCTGCTGATCAGCCAGCGCGACCCGTTCACCGCCACGATCTTCGCGCTCGCCGCCCTCGTGTTCGCCTTCGTCCTGCTCATCGTGATCGGCCGTTTCGGCGCCATCCGACCGGGCGGACGCGAGCGCCCCACGCGCTCCGAGCGCCGCACCGCCGCTGCCGCCGCAGCTCCCACCGTCCCCGCCGCAGCCCCCGGGAGGGCCTCATGA
- a CDS encoding NADP-dependent isocitrate dehydrogenase: MSKIIYTLTDEAPRLATYSFLPVIEAYAAKAGVGVESRDISLAARILAQFPERLAPEQVEPDALAELGALADVAEANIIKLPNISASVPQLKAAIVELRSQGFDLPDYPDEPSTPEEKDARARYDRVKGSAVNPVLRQGNSDRRAPASVKQYVRNHPHRMGAWSSDSKTNVATMGVDDFRSNETSTIVENEGTVSIEFFGADGEHTVLRPSVAVKKGEVVDATVMRTAQLRAFFEAQIERAAAEGVLFSVHLKATMMKVSDPIMFGHAIRAYFGDVFDRFGADLAAAGLNPNDGLGALLDGLSALPNGDEITAAFQERLATGPEIAMVDSDRGITNLHVPSDVIVDASMPAMIRSSGHMWGKDGAEHDTLAVIPDSSYAGIYQTVLDDCRAHGAFDPTTLGSVPNVGLMAQAAEEYGSHDKTFEATAAGTIKVLDASGTALLTHEVARGDIWRMCQTKDVAIRDWVRLAVTRARATGAPAVFWLDPTRAHDAVLTGLVNGYLAELDTDGLQIEIMSPVDAMTFSLERIRRGEDTISVTGNVLRDYLTDLFPIMELGTSAKMLSVVPLLAGGGLFETGAGGSAPKHVTQLVKEDYLRWDSLGEFLALAASFEHLATSTGNARAQILADTLDRATATFLDENKSPSRSVGSIDNRGSHFYLALYWAQEIAKQTADAALAADFAQLAGTLAGAEDVINGELIAVQGSPVDIGGYYRPDDAKATAVMRPSATFNDAIASL, translated from the coding sequence ATGAGCAAGATCATCTACACACTGACCGACGAGGCACCGAGGCTGGCGACCTACTCCTTCCTGCCCGTGATCGAGGCCTACGCGGCGAAGGCCGGCGTCGGTGTCGAATCGCGCGACATCTCGCTCGCCGCCCGCATCCTCGCCCAGTTCCCGGAGCGCCTCGCGCCCGAGCAGGTCGAGCCCGACGCCCTCGCCGAGCTGGGCGCCCTCGCCGACGTCGCCGAGGCGAACATCATCAAGCTGCCCAACATCTCGGCGTCGGTGCCGCAGCTGAAGGCCGCGATCGTCGAGCTGCGCTCGCAGGGCTTCGACCTCCCCGACTACCCCGACGAGCCGTCGACGCCCGAGGAGAAGGACGCCCGCGCGCGCTACGACCGCGTCAAGGGCTCGGCCGTCAACCCGGTCCTCCGCCAGGGCAACTCCGACCGTCGCGCCCCCGCATCGGTCAAGCAGTACGTGCGCAACCACCCGCACCGCATGGGTGCCTGGTCGTCCGACTCGAAGACGAACGTCGCCACGATGGGCGTCGACGACTTCCGCTCCAACGAGACCTCCACCATCGTCGAGAACGAGGGCACCGTCTCGATCGAGTTCTTCGGCGCCGACGGCGAGCACACGGTGCTCCGCCCCTCGGTCGCCGTGAAGAAGGGCGAGGTCGTCGACGCGACGGTCATGCGCACGGCTCAGCTCCGCGCCTTCTTCGAGGCCCAGATCGAGCGCGCCGCGGCCGAGGGCGTCCTCTTCTCGGTCCACCTCAAGGCGACCATGATGAAGGTCTCCGACCCGATCATGTTCGGCCACGCGATCCGCGCCTACTTCGGCGACGTCTTCGACCGCTTCGGCGCCGACCTCGCGGCGGCCGGCCTCAACCCCAACGACGGCCTCGGCGCCCTGCTCGACGGCCTCTCGGCCCTCCCGAACGGCGACGAGATCACGGCCGCGTTCCAGGAACGCCTCGCGACCGGGCCCGAGATCGCCATGGTCGACTCCGACCGGGGCATCACCAACCTGCACGTGCCGAGCGACGTCATCGTCGACGCGTCGATGCCCGCCATGATCCGCTCCTCCGGTCACATGTGGGGCAAGGACGGCGCCGAGCACGACACCCTCGCGGTCATCCCCGACTCGAGCTACGCCGGCATCTACCAGACGGTGCTCGACGACTGCCGCGCGCACGGCGCCTTCGACCCCACCACGCTCGGCTCCGTGCCGAACGTCGGGCTCATGGCGCAGGCGGCCGAGGAGTACGGCTCGCACGACAAGACCTTCGAGGCGACCGCGGCGGGGACCATCAAGGTCCTTGACGCCTCGGGCACGGCGCTCCTGACCCACGAGGTCGCTCGGGGCGACATCTGGCGCATGTGCCAGACGAAGGACGTCGCCATCCGCGACTGGGTGCGCCTCGCGGTCACGCGGGCTCGGGCGACCGGGGCTCCGGCCGTCTTCTGGCTCGACCCGACGCGGGCACACGACGCGGTCCTGACCGGGCTGGTGAACGGCTACCTCGCGGAGCTCGACACCGACGGGCTGCAGATCGAGATCATGTCACCCGTCGACGCGATGACCTTCTCGCTCGAGCGCATCCGTCGCGGTGAGGACACCATCTCGGTGACCGGGAACGTCCTCCGCGACTACCTCACCGACCTCTTCCCGATCATGGAGCTCGGCACCTCGGCCAAGATGCTGTCGGTCGTCCCGCTGCTGGCCGGCGGCGGCCTCTTCGAGACGGGTGCCGGCGGCTCGGCTCCGAAGCACGTCACCCAGCTCGTCAAGGAGGACTACCTCCGCTGGGACAGCCTCGGCGAGTTCCTCGCGCTCGCGGCCAGCTTCGAGCACCTGGCGACGTCGACGGGCAACGCCCGCGCGCAGATCCTGGCCGACACCCTCGACAGGGCGACCGCGACCTTCCTCGACGAGAACAAGTCGCCCTCGCGCTCGGTCGGCTCGATCGACAACCGCGGGAGCCACTTCTACCTGGCGCTCTACTGGGCCCAGGAGATCGCGAAGCAGACGGCCGACGCCGCTCTCGCCGCCGACTTCGCGCAGCTCGCGGGCACCCTCGCCGGTGCGGAGGACGTCATCAACGGCGAGCTGATCGCCGTGCAGGGTTCGCCCGTCGACATCGGCGGCTACTACCGCCCGGACGACGCCAAGGCGACGGCCGTGATGCGTCCGTCGGCGACGTTCAACGACGCGATCGCGTCGCTCTAG
- a CDS encoding ABC transporter permease — MTTHSTTDSLTRAPRSSVSSAAAGAGATSARSGRRRRPSVAWLGFTPFAAYVVLFLAIPAVIAVASGFFTADGVFTFANLKALQDPTIVKAFQGSFVVSISSALLGAVIGALVCFALLGTRADGLLRTAIDSAASVLAQFGGIMLAFAFIATIGFQGFVTLWLKTTFGLDLNANGALLYSVPGLVIPYTYFEVPLMVLTFMPAMEGLKATWGEAAATLGATRFHYWTRIAMPVLAPAFWGSVLLLFANAFSSFATAAALLSQGGIVPLTIKQQLTSETVVGVSNTAGVLALGMLVVMVVVMGAYSLLQRRAARWQR, encoded by the coding sequence ATGACGACGCACTCGACCACCGACTCGCTGACCCGCGCTCCGCGGTCGAGTGTGTCGTCCGCCGCCGCGGGCGCCGGCGCGACGTCCGCGAGGAGCGGACGACGCCGGCGCCCGAGCGTGGCGTGGCTCGGCTTCACCCCCTTCGCCGCCTACGTGGTGCTCTTCCTCGCGATCCCCGCGGTGATCGCGGTGGCGAGCGGGTTCTTCACCGCCGACGGGGTGTTCACGTTCGCGAACCTCAAGGCGCTCCAGGACCCGACGATCGTCAAGGCCTTCCAGGGGTCGTTCGTCGTCTCGATCTCGAGCGCCCTGCTGGGGGCCGTGATCGGCGCCCTCGTGTGCTTCGCCCTCCTCGGGACGCGAGCGGACGGGCTCCTGCGGACCGCCATCGACTCGGCGGCATCGGTTCTCGCGCAGTTCGGCGGCATCATGCTGGCGTTCGCGTTCATCGCGACGATCGGCTTCCAGGGCTTCGTGACGCTCTGGCTCAAGACCACCTTCGGGCTCGACCTCAACGCCAACGGCGCGCTGCTCTACAGCGTCCCGGGGCTCGTCATCCCGTACACCTACTTCGAGGTGCCGCTCATGGTGCTGACCTTCATGCCCGCGATGGAGGGCCTCAAGGCGACCTGGGGCGAGGCGGCCGCGACCCTCGGAGCCACCCGGTTCCACTACTGGACCCGCATCGCCATGCCCGTGCTCGCGCCCGCGTTCTGGGGCAGCGTCCTCCTCCTCTTCGCGAACGCGTTCTCGTCGTTCGCCACGGCCGCGGCCCTCCTCAGCCAGGGCGGCATCGTCCCGCTCACCATCAAGCAGCAGCTCACGAGCGAGACCGTCGTCGGCGTCTCCAACACGGCCGGGGTCCTCGCCCTCGGGATGCTCGTGGTGATGGTCGTCGTCATGGGCGCCTACTCGCTCCTGCAGCGTCGGGCCGCGCGGTGGCAGCGATGA
- a CDS encoding ABC transporter ATP-binding protein produces the protein MTSTSPAPTLERLGEGAVVELDGVVKEYSGSRALDGLSLRIEPGELVALLGPSGCGKTTALRSLAGLEQITEGSIRIDGVDVASTPVNRRDIGMVFQQYSLFPHMTVRQNVEFGLEMRKVDSASRKLRAVEALEMVGLDHLAARYAHQLSGGQQQRVALARALVTRPRVLLLDEPLSALDAKVRVGLREEIRRIQTELGITTLFVTHDQEEALAVADRVAVMRAGEIEQIGTPEQLYLTPSTAFVADFVGVSNRMRGDLRSGAITVRGATLPSIDPTLPDGPVIAYVRPEDIAFVPVGESGPGDLHGHVASTSFLGSLRRTSVRLDDDTIVAVQHGVEQQFLFGDAVALRLAGRAVASAPLPAE, from the coding sequence ATGACATCCACCAGCCCCGCACCCACCCTGGAGCGCCTCGGCGAGGGCGCCGTCGTCGAGCTCGACGGCGTCGTCAAGGAGTACTCCGGTTCTCGCGCCCTCGACGGACTCAGCCTCCGCATCGAGCCCGGCGAGCTGGTCGCCCTGCTCGGCCCCTCCGGCTGCGGCAAGACGACGGCGCTGCGCTCGCTCGCCGGCCTCGAGCAGATCACGGAGGGCTCGATCCGCATCGACGGCGTCGACGTCGCCTCGACCCCGGTCAATCGCCGCGACATCGGCATGGTCTTCCAGCAGTACTCGCTGTTCCCGCACATGACGGTGCGGCAGAACGTCGAGTTCGGCCTGGAGATGCGCAAGGTCGACTCCGCGTCCCGGAAGCTCCGGGCCGTCGAGGCGCTCGAGATGGTCGGCCTCGACCACCTCGCGGCGCGCTACGCCCACCAGCTCTCCGGCGGTCAGCAGCAGCGGGTCGCCCTCGCGCGCGCGCTCGTGACCCGGCCGCGCGTGCTCCTGCTCGACGAGCCCCTGTCGGCCCTCGACGCCAAGGTGCGGGTCGGGCTGCGCGAGGAGATCCGCAGGATCCAGACCGAGCTCGGCATCACCACCCTCTTCGTCACCCACGACCAGGAGGAGGCCCTGGCCGTCGCCGATCGGGTCGCCGTCATGCGCGCGGGCGAGATCGAGCAGATCGGCACGCCCGAGCAGCTCTACCTGACGCCCTCCACCGCCTTCGTCGCCGACTTCGTCGGGGTCAGCAACAGGATGCGCGGGGACCTGCGCTCGGGCGCGATCACCGTCCGCGGGGCGACCCTCCCGTCGATCGATCCGACGCTTCCCGACGGACCCGTGATCGCCTACGTGCGCCCCGAGGACATCGCCTTCGTGCCGGTCGGGGAGTCCGGCCCCGGCGATCTCCACGGGCACGTCGCCTCGACGAGCTTCCTCGGCTCGCTCCGCCGGACGAGCGTCCGCCTCGACGACGACACCATCGTCGCCGTGCAGCACGGAGTGGAGCAGCAGTTCCTCTTCGGCGACGCGGTCGCGCTGCGGCTCGCGGGGCGCGCGGTGGCCTCGGCGCCGCTCCCCGCCGAGTAA
- a CDS encoding phosphonatase-like hydrolase, translated as MIDLAVFDMAGTTIDDGGAVYRALSASVSAAGATVDDDDLQTWMGTDKVEAITALLRLGGVTPTDELVRSTFAAFTRELAAAYEAEPPTPFPGVVEALGELRSRGIRVALSTGFDRDVATSLLRSLGWTVGPSPDDTVDAVVTTSDVAAGRPAPYLIHHAMELTGVRSVARVLAAGDTLVDLEAARNAGAISVGVLTGALSEEALSAGPYDLILPGVAAVPSLDVCAAPAP; from the coding sequence ATGATCGACTTGGCAGTCTTCGACATGGCCGGCACCACCATCGACGACGGAGGGGCCGTCTACCGGGCGCTCTCCGCGTCGGTCTCGGCGGCGGGAGCCACCGTCGACGACGACGACCTCCAGACCTGGATGGGCACCGACAAGGTCGAGGCGATCACGGCCCTCCTCCGTCTCGGCGGAGTGACGCCGACCGACGAGCTCGTCCGCTCCACCTTCGCCGCGTTCACCCGCGAGCTCGCCGCGGCCTACGAGGCGGAGCCGCCGACCCCGTTCCCCGGGGTCGTGGAGGCGCTCGGCGAGCTGCGGTCGCGGGGCATCCGGGTCGCCCTCTCGACGGGATTCGATCGCGATGTCGCCACGTCGCTCCTGCGGTCGCTCGGCTGGACCGTCGGCCCCTCCCCCGACGACACCGTCGACGCGGTCGTCACCACCTCCGACGTCGCCGCCGGGCGCCCCGCGCCGTACCTGATCCACCACGCGATGGAGCTGACCGGGGTGCGCTCGGTCGCCCGGGTGCTCGCGGCGGGCGACACGCTCGTCGACCTGGAGGCCGCGCGGAACGCCGGCGCGATCTCCGTGGGCGTGCTCACCGGGGCTCTCTCGGAGGAGGCGCTGTCGGCCGGGCCGTACGACCTCATCCTGCCGGGCGTCGCCGCCGTGCCGTCGCTCGACGTCTGCGCGGCGCCGGCCCCCTAG
- a CDS encoding DUF4287 domain-containing protein, with product MTERITGPASYFPSIEKTYGQPVEHWFEIVRAAPASKHGELVALLKTEHGLGHGHANAIVAHVRAQDAAGS from the coding sequence ATGACGGAGCGGATCACCGGGCCGGCCAGCTACTTCCCGTCCATCGAGAAGACCTACGGCCAGCCCGTCGAGCACTGGTTCGAGATCGTGCGCGCGGCGCCGGCCTCCAAGCACGGGGAGTTGGTCGCCCTCCTGAAGACCGAGCACGGCCTCGGGCACGGCCACGCCAACGCGATCGTCGCCCACGTCCGCGCCCAGGACGCCGCCGGCTCCTAG
- a CDS encoding alpha-mannosidase yields the protein MHDNSAHVEVRIERFVRERLVPAIYRRTSPLTIEAWEVPDEPVPFSEAVGQSFEPFSVGTPWSKPWGTTWFHVTGTVPEGWGAGATAVELLVDLGFSARQPGFQAEALVYRPDGTIVKALEPFNGYAPLEGGPGAPIDLYLEAASNPDVGGNFFYLKTPLGDKKTAGADPIYTLRQIDVAERDLTVWELERDTWALIGLMRELDPGLPRRAEILRALERMCDVVDPDDVATTATAGRDALAAVLASPAYASAHDVRAVGHAHIDSAWLWPTRETVRKCARTFSNVLQLMDDHPDFVFACSSAQQYAWMRDFYPELFERIRVRVAEGRFVPVGGMWVESDTNMPGGEALARQFVAGKGFFLREFGVDVSVVWLPDSFGYTAALPQIVRHAGSDSFLTQKISWNDTNRMPHHSFLWEGIDGSRVFTHFPPADTYNSDLSAEDLARGQRQYAEKGASNVSMALFGYGDGGGGPTREMLAVAARTHDLEGSPAVTLDTPQHFFADAKATLATPSVWSGEMYLELHRGTYTSQAKTKQGNRVSEHLLREAELWSATAAARGLIDHPYDELTSIWETVLLQQFHDILPGSSIAWVHQQAEENYERVAGELEALIGRAQRALAGTGDASVVFNASPVAASGVGPLQASTVAQPALVRPLRGDDGTVLENGVVSARFDTSGLLVSFVDLASGRDLVAPGEVASLLQVFRDTPNQWDAWDIDVHYRHNRTELRTPTTVEVEGDRLEVTHKYGESLITQRYWLVEGASELQIETVVDWHEHEKLLKLAFPLDVRADVATSEIQFGHVKRPTAVNTSWDYARFETIAHRWIHVGEPGFGATVANGSTYGHDITRTTRDDGGTTTLVRESLLRAPQFPDPHADQGVHILRTALGVAPDVLDAASLGYRVNLPVRTVDGASGDGVAPLVTVSSPSVFVEAVKLAEDRSGDVVVRLYEAQGARATTTIGIGGAWSRALRTDLLERPLDDAAWAEGDEIALTLRPFEVVTLRVVLRS from the coding sequence ATGCACGACAACAGCGCCCACGTCGAAGTCCGGATCGAACGCTTCGTCCGAGAACGCCTCGTCCCCGCCATCTACCGCCGCACCAGCCCGCTCACGATCGAGGCCTGGGAGGTGCCCGACGAGCCCGTCCCGTTCTCGGAGGCGGTCGGGCAGAGCTTCGAGCCGTTCTCCGTCGGCACCCCGTGGAGCAAGCCGTGGGGCACCACGTGGTTCCACGTCACCGGAACCGTCCCCGAGGGCTGGGGCGCAGGAGCCACGGCCGTCGAGCTCCTCGTCGACCTGGGGTTCAGCGCCCGCCAGCCCGGCTTCCAGGCGGAGGCCCTCGTCTACCGACCCGACGGCACCATCGTCAAGGCGCTGGAGCCGTTCAACGGCTACGCGCCCCTCGAGGGTGGCCCCGGGGCACCCATCGACCTCTACCTCGAGGCGGCCTCCAATCCCGACGTGGGCGGGAACTTCTTCTACCTGAAGACGCCCCTCGGCGACAAGAAGACGGCGGGCGCCGACCCCATCTACACGCTGCGGCAGATCGACGTGGCCGAGCGCGACCTCACCGTCTGGGAGCTGGAGCGCGACACGTGGGCCCTCATCGGCCTGATGCGCGAACTCGATCCGGGGCTGCCGCGGAGGGCGGAGATCCTGCGGGCCCTCGAGCGCATGTGCGACGTCGTCGACCCGGACGACGTGGCCACCACGGCGACGGCGGGGCGCGACGCGCTCGCCGCGGTCCTGGCCTCGCCGGCGTACGCGAGTGCGCACGACGTGCGCGCGGTCGGCCACGCCCACATCGACTCCGCCTGGCTCTGGCCGACGCGCGAGACGGTGCGGAAGTGCGCGCGCACCTTCTCGAACGTCCTCCAGCTGATGGACGACCATCCCGACTTCGTGTTCGCCTGCTCCAGCGCCCAGCAGTACGCCTGGATGCGCGACTTCTACCCGGAGCTCTTCGAACGCATCCGCGTCCGCGTGGCCGAGGGGCGATTCGTCCCCGTCGGCGGCATGTGGGTGGAGTCCGACACGAACATGCCGGGCGGCGAAGCGCTCGCGCGGCAGTTCGTGGCGGGCAAGGGCTTCTTCCTCCGCGAGTTCGGCGTCGACGTGTCGGTCGTCTGGCTGCCCGACTCCTTCGGCTACACGGCGGCGCTGCCGCAGATCGTCCGGCACGCAGGATCCGACTCCTTCCTCACGCAGAAGATCTCCTGGAACGACACCAACCGGATGCCCCACCACTCCTTCCTCTGGGAGGGGATCGACGGCTCCCGCGTCTTCACGCACTTCCCGCCGGCCGACACCTACAACTCCGACCTCTCGGCCGAGGACCTCGCCCGCGGACAGCGCCAGTACGCCGAGAAGGGCGCCTCGAACGTCTCCATGGCGCTCTTCGGCTACGGCGACGGCGGCGGCGGCCCCACCCGCGAGATGCTCGCCGTCGCCGCCCGCACGCACGACCTCGAGGGCTCTCCCGCGGTCACGCTCGACACACCGCAGCACTTCTTCGCGGATGCCAAGGCCACCCTCGCCACACCCTCGGTCTGGTCGGGCGAGATGTACCTCGAGCTGCACCGCGGTACCTACACGTCGCAGGCGAAGACCAAGCAGGGCAACCGCGTGAGCGAGCACCTCCTGCGCGAGGCCGAGCTCTGGAGTGCCACGGCCGCGGCGCGGGGCCTGATCGACCACCCCTACGACGAGCTGACCTCGATCTGGGAGACGGTGCTCCTGCAGCAGTTCCACGACATCCTGCCGGGCTCGTCCATCGCCTGGGTGCACCAGCAGGCGGAGGAGAACTACGAGCGGGTCGCGGGCGAGCTGGAGGCGCTGATCGGCCGGGCGCAGCGAGCACTCGCGGGCACGGGCGACGCCTCCGTCGTGTTCAACGCGTCGCCGGTCGCCGCCTCCGGTGTCGGGCCGCTTCAGGCGTCGACCGTCGCGCAGCCGGCCCTCGTGCGGCCGCTGCGGGGCGACGACGGGACGGTGCTCGAGAACGGCGTCGTGTCGGCGCGCTTCGACACCTCGGGTCTCCTCGTCTCGTTCGTCGACCTGGCGTCGGGGCGCGACCTCGTCGCTCCGGGGGAGGTGGCCTCGCTCCTGCAGGTCTTCCGCGACACGCCAAACCAGTGGGACGCGTGGGACATCGACGTCCACTACCGCCACAACCGCACCGAGCTGCGCACGCCGACGACCGTCGAGGTCGAGGGCGACCGGCTCGAGGTCACGCACAAGTACGGGGAATCGCTGATCACCCAGCGCTACTGGCTCGTCGAGGGCGCGTCGGAGCTCCAGATCGAGACCGTCGTCGACTGGCACGAGCACGAGAAGCTGCTGAAGCTGGCGTTCCCGCTCGACGTCCGAGCCGACGTCGCCACCTCCGAGATCCAGTTCGGGCACGTCAAGCGCCCGACCGCCGTCAACACGTCGTGGGACTACGCCCGCTTCGAGACGATCGCGCACCGCTGGATCCACGTGGGCGAGCCGGGCTTCGGGGCGACCGTCGCGAACGGCTCGACCTACGGGCACGACATCACCCGCACGACGCGCGACGACGGCGGCACGACGACGCTCGTGCGCGAGTCGCTGCTGCGGGCCCCGCAGTTCCCGGACCCGCACGCCGACCAGGGGGTCCACATCCTGCGGACCGCCCTGGGCGTCGCTCCCGACGTGCTCGATGCGGCGTCGCTCGGCTACCGCGTGAACCTGCCCGTCCGCACCGTCGACGGGGCCTCCGGCGACGGCGTGGCACCGCTCGTCACGGTGTCGTCGCCCTCGGTGTTCGTCGAGGCCGTGAAGCTGGCGGAAGACCGCTCCGGCGATGTCGTCGTGCGGCTGTACGAGGCCCAGGGTGCGCGGGCCACGACGACGATCGGGATCGGAGGCGCGTGGTCGCGCGCGCTCCGGACCGACCTGCTCGAGCGTCCGCTCGACGACGCCGCGTGGGCCGAGGGGGACGAGATCGCGCTGACGCTGCGCCCCTTCGAGGTGGTGACCCTCCGCGTGGTGCTCCGGTCGTGA
- a CDS encoding ABC transporter substrate-binding protein — protein sequence MKRNRIVAGLAFTAAVAVVLTGCSSSSTAGSGSTADTKAATATSAADLGGMDALVKAANAEGKLNVITLPPSWANYGKIIAGFEKKYPGIKITSANPNGSSADEVAAAKSLKGQSTAPDVFDLGTAVLSQNTDLLAPYKVSNWADIPTDFKDASGKWFYDYTGLMSIGYDSSVIKTAPTSVSDLLSSEYKNKVAIKGDPTQANEAASAVYLAALGTGGSASNIQPGIDFFKDLKSKGNFISTLPTQATVNSGETPVVIQWSYNNLAWGSAGGSAGNPNWKTVVLPGTALGSYYNQAINKDAPHPAAARLWEEYLYTPEVQNLYLASGAYPATLSAMQKAGTVDSATLKTVGEPPSDFVQLTSDQAASAAKLLTAGWAKAVN from the coding sequence GTGAAACGCAACCGCATCGTCGCCGGCCTCGCCTTCACGGCCGCCGTCGCCGTCGTCCTCACGGGCTGCTCCTCGAGCTCGACCGCAGGATCCGGGTCGACCGCCGACACCAAGGCCGCCACCGCCACGAGCGCGGCCGACCTCGGCGGCATGGACGCGCTCGTCAAGGCCGCCAACGCCGAGGGCAAGCTGAACGTCATCACCCTTCCGCCGTCGTGGGCGAACTACGGCAAGATCATCGCCGGCTTCGAGAAGAAGTACCCGGGGATCAAGATCACCTCGGCCAACCCGAACGGTTCCAGCGCCGACGAGGTCGCCGCGGCGAAGTCCCTCAAGGGCCAGTCGACCGCCCCCGACGTCTTCGACCTCGGCACGGCCGTCCTCTCGCAGAACACCGACCTCCTCGCGCCCTACAAGGTGTCGAACTGGGCCGACATCCCCACCGACTTCAAGGACGCCTCGGGGAAGTGGTTCTACGACTACACCGGCCTGATGTCGATCGGCTACGACTCGTCCGTCATCAAGACGGCTCCGACCTCGGTGTCCGACCTGCTCTCCTCCGAGTACAAGAACAAGGTCGCCATCAAGGGCGACCCGACGCAGGCGAACGAGGCGGCCTCGGCCGTCTACCTCGCGGCGCTCGGCACCGGCGGCTCGGCCTCGAACATCCAGCCCGGCATCGACTTCTTCAAGGACCTCAAGTCGAAGGGCAACTTCATCTCGACGCTCCCGACCCAGGCGACCGTCAACTCCGGCGAGACCCCCGTCGTGATCCAGTGGTCGTACAACAACCTCGCCTGGGGTTCCGCCGGCGGCTCGGCCGGCAACCCCAACTGGAAGACCGTCGTCCTGCCGGGCACGGCCCTCGGCTCCTACTACAACCAGGCCATCAACAAGGACGCCCCGCACCCGGCCGCCGCGCGCCTCTGGGAGGAGTACCTCTACACCCCCGAGGTACAGAACCTCTACCTGGCCTCGGGTGCCTACCCCGCGACCCTCTCGGCGATGCAGAAGGCCGGCACCGTCGACTCCGCGACCCTGAAGACCGTCGGCGAGCCGCCGTCGGACTTCGTCCAGCTCACGAGCGACCAGGCCGCCTCCGCGGCGAAGCTGCTGACGGCCGGCTGGGCCAAGGCGGTCAACTAG
- a CDS encoding GNAT family N-acetyltransferase → MARPRLDLETARLRLRPWTPDDTTWHRHLVTERGGGTPTAEEDAAVVARLLDRARDHGVVPSVVVLKETGAVAGYCGLVVGQATVDEPELAYELFEREHGHGYATEAARAVLAAAAESGRTRLWSTVRPGNAASFRVLDKLGFHRDHTTVDDRGEIVWSVLDLPV, encoded by the coding sequence ATGGCGAGACCTCGACTGGACCTCGAGACGGCGCGGCTGCGGCTGCGCCCGTGGACCCCGGACGACACGACCTGGCACCGCCACCTCGTGACCGAGCGCGGCGGAGGGACGCCGACGGCCGAGGAGGACGCGGCCGTGGTCGCCCGTCTGCTCGACAGGGCGCGGGACCACGGCGTCGTGCCGTCGGTCGTCGTCCTCAAGGAGACCGGTGCCGTCGCCGGCTACTGCGGCCTCGTCGTCGGCCAGGCCACGGTCGACGAGCCGGAACTCGCCTACGAGCTGTTCGAACGCGAGCACGGGCACGGGTACGCGACGGAGGCGGCGAGGGCCGTGCTCGCAGCGGCCGCGGAGTCCGGTCGGACCCGCCTGTGGTCGACCGTCCGGCCCGGGAACGCGGCGTCCTTCCGCGTGCTCGACAAGCTCGGCTTCCACCGCGACCACACCACCGTCGACGACCGCGGTGAGATCGTCTGGAGCGTTCTCGACCTCCCGGTGTGA